The following proteins are encoded in a genomic region of Serinus canaria isolate serCan28SL12 chromosome 15, serCan2020, whole genome shotgun sequence:
- the MMP17 gene encoding matrix metalloproteinase-17 — MLSPAARHRARLREMLFVLALWLAWQEAPAAPTPAAEDITRGVDWLTKFGYLPPPDPVTGQLQTQEELTKAITAMQRFGGLEATGVLDEATLELMKTPRCSLPDLTIEETRRKRFAQAVTKWSKRNLSWRVRTFPKESHLGHDTVRALMYYALKVWSDITPLNFHEVAGNNADIQIDFSKADHNDGYPFDGPGGTVAHAFFPGDHHTAGDTHFDDDEYWTFRSSDTHGMDLFAVAVHEFGHAIGLTHISAIESIMRPYYQGPVGDPLKYDLPYEDKVRIWQLYGVRESVSPTAKPEVSKTNDHPILPELPENRSTVPLRRDVPNRCNTHFDAVAQIRGEAFFFKGKYFWRLTRNKHLVSLQPAQIHRFWRGLPLNLDSLDAVYERTSDHKIVFFKGDRYWVFKDNNVEEGYPRPISDFGLPLGGIDAAFSWAHNDKTYFFKDNLYWCYDDHERRMDPGYPSEAIPWKGIPSPLDDAMRWSDGASYFFKGKEYWKVLDSDLEAQSGYPQSIARDWLVCSDMQADAPEAAGSSRTGARSRPGQHDESRSKNGYEVCSCTSGTPSPRPHPTPGPTASLMLAVWTAALVCVAL; from the exons GACTGGCTGACAAAATTTGGGTATCTGCCTCCTCCGGACCCTGTCACGGGGCAGCTGCAGACGCAGGAGGAGCTCACCAAGGCCATCACTGCCATGCAGAGGTTCGGGGGGCTTGAGGCCACAGGAGTCCTAG ATGAAGCCACCCTGGAGCTGATGAAGACCCCTCGCTGTTCTCTGCCTGACCTCACCATTGAAGAGACCAGGAGGAAGCGATTTGCCCAGGCTGTCACCAAGTGGAGCAAAAGGAACTTGTCCTGGAG AGTTCGCACCTTCCCAAAAGAGTCCCACCTGGGCCACGACACTGTCCGAGCCCTGATGTACTATGCCCTGAAGGTCTGGAGTGACATCACCCCGCTGAATTTCCATGAAGTGGCTGGAAACAATGCTGACATCCAGATAGACTTCTCCAAGGCAGATCACAATGATGGCTATCCCTTTGATGGGCCCGGTGGGACGGTGGCACATGCTTTCTTCCCCGGAGACCATCACACTGCAGGGGACACTCATTTTGATGATGACGAATATTGGACCTTCCGATCATCAG ACACTCATGGGATGGATCTATTTGCTGTAGCTGTCCATGAGTTTGGTCATGCCATCGGCTTGACCCACATCTCTGCCATAGAGTCTATCATGAGACCCTACTACCAAGGTCCAGTGGGGGATCCCCTGAAGTACGATCTGCCTTACGAGGACAAAGTCCGGATCTGGCAACTCTATG GAGTCAGGGAATCTGTGTCCCCCACAGCCAAGCCTGAAGTCAGCAAAACAAATGATCATCCAatcctgccagagctgccagagaaCCGCTCCACTGTCCC cctcaggcgGGACGTGCCCAACAGATGTAACACGCACTTTGATGCAGTGGCCCAGATCCGGGGAGAGGCTTTCTTCTTCAAAG GCAAGTACTTCTGGAGACTGACTCGCAATAAGCACTTGGTCTCCCTCCAGCCGGCTCAGATTCACCGTTTCTGGCGGGGCTTGCCGCTCAACCTGGACAGCCTAGACGCAGTCTACGAGAGAACCAGCGACCACAAGATTGTCTTCTTCAAAG GAGACAGATACTGGGTCTTCAAAGATAACAATGTGGAGGAAGGGTACCCACGACCCATTTCGGACTTTGGCCTGCCCCTGGGAGGAATTGACGCTGCTTTCTCCTGGGCTCACAATGACAAGACTTATTTCTTTAAGGACAATCTCTACTGGTGCTACGATGACCACGAGCGGAGGATGGATCCCGGCTATCCTTCAGAGGCCATCCCGTGGAAGGGAATACCCAGCCCTTTAGATGATGCCATGAGGTGGTCAGATG GTGCAAGTTACTTCTTTAAGGGCAAGGagtactggaaggtgctggacAGTGATCTGGAGGCGCAGTCCGGGTACCCACAGTCCATCGCCAGGGACTGGCTGGTGTGCAGTGACATGCAGGCCGACGCCCCCGAGGCAGCcgggagcagcaggactggggcaCGCTCCAGGCCGGGACAGCACGACGAGAGCCGCTCAAAGAACGGTTACGAGGTCTGCTCCTGCACCTCGGGCACCCCATCCCCGCGCCCTCACCCCACACCCGGACCGACTGCCAGCCTCATGCTGGCTGTGTGGACAGCAGCACTGGTTTGTGTGGCCCTCTGA